AAAGCTTCCATGGTCGTGGTTACGTCGTCTCCTCTTGGGTTTCGGTTCTTTCTTCCCTTTTCcttgtagtttttgttttctaatTGTGTATTTAGATTGTATAACTTGACTCTTTGATTGTTCTAAGTTCGTTCATTGATGTAAGTGgaaatctttcatgtatggtgtttctctTTGCACTTTATgtttctaaccaatcaattgataatcaaatgaACTTCACTAATTTGTAAATATATCGAGAGGTTGATATAAGTTGGTGTATGCTTAGATCAATGGAAGTAGAgcgcctatgtcttaggtcacaacacggtgttaaagttttactttcTTCGCTTCAAGTATTGATTGTTTGTGTTAGATTTCtatggactagcatgagatcgggagataattgTGGGTCCGGTTtaagagagaaaccactcagTGAACTAGTTGTCCTAGAATGAGAATATCTCGGGTAGGAGCAATAGTggatttccacgtgacaggtggggttctgagttctaacaggagtttccggAGTGACAACGGAGATTTGCTAACCGAGggtaccttgtcttaggatgAATTGGTCATTGAGAATGTCTTGGAGAGATAACTCGAGCTATATTATTCCTTTTGaattttctagatggtaagggattacgtctaggaatttcaactgatagattcacctaggctagggatagttgGATGGATAGCTCTCGGcatcataaatgaaatgaaccattgcaaaagtgtttgagttgaaagcaATTAAGGGATTAGGGGAATGCATTCTAAatacgttttcttctttgttatccCTGTAAACATTCTTTTACTGCTTTCCTTATAttcaaaaccataaaaacaatttatccaacatctttgtatccgctcagatcaatgtttaactggtggaactaatgttcacacaatccctgaggacgataaacccgtatctgctttactatgattgaatcataaaggtttagccaaaagcagtacaaacaacgaggaaaaaacctttatcagtAGTCATGGTTTGTACGGGTGGTGCAGGTGGGACCGGAGGCAAGGGCAAAGGCGAGGGAGAAGCAGGAGGGGAGACGGGAGCCGATCAGGAAGGCGAAGAGTCAGTGGGACTCGACGGCGGGACCGGAGGGTCAGGTGGTTGGGAGGACACAGTTTGCCAATGGTGGATCAAATAAGGAGGGAGGTCCTCAATGAAACACTCAAAAGAGGGGGCAGGACTCAAGGTCAGGTCAGTAAAAGGGAATTTGGTTTCATAAAAAATGACATGCCGcgatattattatttttctgtttgACAAATCATAATATTTATAAGCTTTGTGATTCATCGGATACCCTAGAAAAACACACGGAGTCGATCGTGGTTGCAATTTGTTAATTATAGCGGAAGGAAAGAGAGGAAAACATAGACAACCAAAGACACGTAAGTGTGAGTATGAAGGGCCACGATGATACAATAGCTGAGCAGGAGAATCATTCTGAAGAGTCTTGCGGGGCAGAATGTTCAGAAGGTACGTTgccatttgaagggcatgatgccaaaaaGAAGGAGGATCAGACGAATGAGCCAGGAGGGTGCGGATCATATTGTTTATGGTGCGGATTTTTCGTTCTGCTttgccgttttgagaagaagtgtgagggtaagagaagcgaaaaataagACCATTAGCATTACAATACCGGTGAAAAGATTCATTGTCATATTCACGTCCATTATCACATTGGATACATTTGATATTTGCTGAAAATTGAGTTTTAATAAGTGTAGCAAGAGTAGTAAATATTTCATAAACCTGAGATTTCTTACCAATTGGAAACGTCCATAAAAAATAAGTGTGatcatcaaaaaataaaatgtaataACGATGACCAGCAGTGCTTAAAATAGGAGACGTCCATAAGTCActatgcaaaatatcaaatggCCTCAAAGTAATAGTTTTAGAGGAACTAAAGGGCAACCGAACATGTTTGCCTAAAGCACAAGAATCACAAACAGAACTAGAACGCGAAGGTTcacaaaaaataagtttattattcCTAAGGTGATTTAAAGCTAAGGAAGCAGGATGACCAAGGCGATTGTGCCAAACACCAGAAGCAAGACCAGCAAAAGGAGAGGAACGGGTGAGTGGGTAGAGGTCACCAAGGTTGTTACATCTCAAGAGAGGCATCCCCGTTTGGAAGTCTGAGAGGCAGGGCCTTGAGGAAAGGAGGCAAAGGCTCGCTCTGACGGATCAGGGTGGCAACACCACGAAAAGGCTCAGTGAGACTAGAGACCAATTGTAGAACAAGACGATGGTCATTGACTGGGGCACCAACATTCCTCAACTGATCATAGATATGTTTCAGACGCTGACAGTAGGCTGAAACATTAGGAAAGTCCTCCATGTGAGTGGAGATGAAATCCTGGTCGAGAGCGACAGCACGAGAGTTCTGATTGTCCTCAAACATAGAAGCTATACGGTTCCAAGTAGCCATAGCAGTAGAACCTTTCTCCATAACAGTGGCGAGAAGATCGAAGGACATGGTGGAATAAATCCACTGTTTGACAGAAgagtcaagagtggcccaccggGTATAGGAAGGATCGGTGCGTGCAGGAGGCTCCATACCAACTTGAGGAATGATGTGGTGGAGCACTTGAGTGGCGTGAGCATGAATTTCAAACAATTCAGCCCACATAGCATAATGATCCTTGTCTATCTCGAGTTTGAAAaggaatgttgtttttgatattggtgaCAGCAAGCGTCGGATGAAAATCCGACTTGGCAGATGCTGGCGGGACAGGTGGAGTGACCATAGTGGTGGCGGTGTCACTCGTAGGGGCACCGTTTGGAGATTCAGGGGTAGAAGCAGACGTTGCCATTAAACctgcaaaacaaaataaatgaaaagttgtcttttttatttatttataaggTTG
This portion of the Lotus japonicus ecotype B-129 chromosome 3, LjGifu_v1.2 genome encodes:
- the LOC130744005 gene encoding uncharacterized protein LOC130744005, with product MWAELFEIHAHATQVLHHIIPQVGMEPPARTDPSYTRWATLDSSVKQWIYSTMSFDLLATVMEKGSTAMATWNRIASMFEDNQNSRAVALDQDFISTHMEDFPNVSAYCQRLKHIYDQLRNVGAPVNDHRLVLQLVSSLTEPFRGVATLIRQSEPLPPFLKALPLRLPNGDASLEM